The Pogoniulus pusillus isolate bPogPus1 chromosome 3, bPogPus1.pri, whole genome shotgun sequence nucleotide sequence cagagctcaaggctagtgATGGTATGATGACTGTACCATTGACAGAATTCCATAATCAGTGAAGATGAAAAGTTGGCATTTTAATTTTTGTGCTTCTGTAGAGGATCTTATCAAGTGCTGTGACTTGGAAATTGTCTAAAACATACTGCCAGAGTTTTAAGAGGAAGTAGGAAGAGGAAGCAGCTGGGACGTGCCTGGTTACTTCCTATATATCTTTTTTTAAATTCTTAGAGCTGTAAAATATTAGCTCATGATCTGTGAATGATTTGCAGGTGATGAGGCAGATTCTTAAAATGAGCAGTTTCTCTTAACCCTCCATGCCTCACATCCTGACATTGTCAAGGTCTGCAGAGAAACTTTATTTGAGAAGTGGTTCTTCCCTCAGACCTTTGAGGGTGTTTTCAGACAAGATGTGAGAATCATTAACTCAGACAAAATAAATGACCTAGCCTTGGTTTTTGTTTGACTTATTCTGACCTGTAGTAATATTGCTGCAAATTATGCTTATGTTTGGTCTTTTTACAGTGGAAAACTCTCATTTTTCTCTGGTGTAATAaagaatggaggaaaaaaaagtcctttgTTTTCTGATCATCAGGGGAGTGGGTTAATAAAAGTGTTAGTCTGAGGGTAGCAGTttcagttttgaaagtctctgagTTGCTATACTGGTTGCTATTTATTTTTCAGGAACTTGGCTTGAATGTGACGATTTAAAGGGGCCATATTGCAGGAGACATAAAAGATTTGAAGTTCCTCCTTCAGAGATTCATATTGTTatctgggaaaagaaaacatcCCACATATCAGAAGAACCAAATTCACGTGTTCAGACTAAAAATACTGAAGATTTTCCTCTCAATAATGTACGGTTGAATTCCACAGTGCTGCACTGTGCTGATAATGCTGTAGACAACACAACTGCAGAACACTGCAAAGAGGACTCTGTAAGAACTCCAGATAAGGAACAGCAGTGGGTACCTGAGGATGAAACTACTGTTCACAATGGTTTAGAAAATCTGGCACATGATGACCTTATAACCCTGACACTTGAAGAAATTGAAGTTGACTCAGAAGGTAAATTGCTGCCGAACGGACAGATGGTGAGGAATAACCTTGTCGAAATGGGCACACTGCAACAGCAGGAATCGGCTTTTTCACCTAACACCCCATATACAAGAGAGTTTGATGGAGCTATCAACAATAAATGCATGTTATATGAAAATTCCAGTATTTGCTTACCTCTAGAAGAGTTAAACCCAGAAAATCTTGCCTCTCCTGTGCCCAAAATACAGAACCCTGACCCACGGGACTCATTACATGCTCTCAGAGCAGATAGCAGAACTAATTTACCTAACAGAGAACATGGATTAAATTCAGAACTACAGCTGAGCAAGAAGTTGTCACCAGTCAAGGGTGTTACACAACAATCGCTTGACTTGAAAGATGCAAGCAAAATCGTAGGTAATTCTCAGGTTGTCATTTCCACTGCCAATAAATCTTTTCAGCCTTCAcacaaagaccaaaaaaaaggaTTTGTAGGAAGTTGGGTCACAAAATTATTAAGCAAGAATACTTCTTTTGTATCTTCAAGTGCCTCATCTCTCAAGAATCAGAGAAGCTGCAAATCTCCCTCAATGCAAAAAATAAGTGAAGTGCAGTTGCCAGTTAAGGGAGCAAGTAATTTTGGTGGATTTCAAAGCAGAGGTACAGCCAAGACAACGGAGACCTCAAAGCCAGTGGTTCCTCAGAGTGGTAACGCTCCTCCTTTACCAAATTTCAAAGGATTTCCTCAAAGCACTCGTCTTCCAACAGCAAGTCACACCAGCTTTTCAGGTCTGGCTTGGAATAAGTCAGGAATTACACTGGATACCTTGGGTAAAGTGACTCAGCCTCATTCACCTGGCCGTAACTCTGTGAAGGCAGAAGAGTCAGATAgtgacaaaacaaaaaaacttcGCCTAAAACTGTTGAAAAAACTTAATGCTAAGAGGAAGAAGTTGGCTTCACTGGATAGGCTAGCAGTGGAACAGATGAAACAGGAGAAACCTGTAAGCGGTGATGTAAGCATCCCGTCACAGACTGCATCTCACAACGACAGTGAATTGCTGCAGAGCCTTTTGAGCGAGCTGCAGTATCAGATTGATGCTGCAGACAGTGAATCAGGGTGCACTAGCCATAGTAACAGCGATGAAATACTGGCAGAACTACTGTCCCCTACTTCAACTGTTGCTTCATTAGAGGCTCCCAAAAGCGAAGAGGAATGCATGTATATGGAAATGGTGGATAGCAGTGTTCCAGTGGCAGTGTCTGATGAGCAGAGCAACGTGTCACATACAGCAGCGACAAGTGAGGATCACAATTATTACAGTCCCGTAAAGAACAACCACTTGGAACTTCTTACAGTAAGCAAACCCAATGTGAAAAAACTTGCTTTTGAAAGCCCTATCAGGGAAGATATCTTTGAGGACTTCTTCTCCATTTCAGCACCGAGCTCAATGGCAGGTGACATAGATTTACCTCATTTTGATGAAACTCTGTTTGAAACTTGGTAACTCTTCAGTGTCTTGGTTTTAAGTATTTTTCAATGTGACATATATTTTGAAGCAAAGCACTATTAAATTATATTTTCTAGTTTAATTGCACCCTGGCTGTACTTGAACAATGTACATTTGAggcatttttttcttaaaatgtTATTGTAGCCAACAAAGAAGGTTTTAATGCATTTTATGTTTGTGAGAAGCAGGCTTTTTAGCTGCCAGATATGAAGATTTTTAATTACAAGCTGCTTTTAATGTGGGCAACCTAACCCATGTTCTACTGAGTTTGAGAAATAATAAATTTCAGTAGTTTATTTAGGTAGTAGTGATTTACAGGACCACCCAACCCATGGAGTTATTTTGTTcaacattaaagaaaaaaactttCTGTAATCAGAGATGTGTATCCTTTGATACAAAGAGCATCTGCAACAAGAGAGGCAGTCATTCTGTGTTCAGAGTGACTGTTCTATAAGCTCACCCTGGTGTATACACCCCTTGGATCCATGGAAGGATGGATACATGGTAGAAATTTTCCTACGTATAGCTGCAGCATGTGCTGAGTTTTCATGCTGGGTAAATGAAAACATAATTTGTCAGAATATTCTTCTGAGCCTGGTTATTTTTCAGGTCCTCAGCCTTACTCTACCAATAGGTGCAGTTCAACATAATTGTTATTACAAGGCATGGCTACAGATTTAAATGGTCTTGGATTGCTTCAAACAGATTTAAAAAGTACTTGAAGAACTGTCAGCAGTGCTGAACTCACCCTGCCAAGGTGTTTCTGTTGCAATTAGGTACATATTTATCAAACTGGCACTTCAGGCAATAAATGGCTTCATTCTTGAAATGCAAATCTTTGGAAAGAACTGGAGttccttgtttgttttaaatgctgTTATTGGTAACATTGCAATCAAAAACAGGTGAATGGATTCTGAATGTAAAGTGCTAGTGTGCTGCTGATGAAACTCTTTTGCCTGTTTGTGAATTCCTTtattaaaaaatgaaaagctgACCAAAGTTAAGAGTTCTGTTTATCAGTGAATAACATAGGTGCCTCTCTGGGACTTGAGTAGCTTTCCAACCAATGGTTTCTACAT carries:
- the USPL1 gene encoding SUMO-specific isopeptidase USPL1; translated protein: MMDTQKTTNGLQVIGEGTGIGKSTLHMVGYLGKTSNLVETTADEYCPVCKEKGQIHLLRTYRINFQESIFLCENPQCIYPLGYKPLNSIITSADTENHQVSPTHKKRKLFVISDLSPVESHPKKARTNNVNVECSINADSVAKGYPNSFCIPKSSPHDVLQNDQRKPANSVESRLQKVDFETTTNTNSYQEGPTKTSSPRTQPLANSELCSAASEVLLEDDKGSASNKDLCLQWRNRHKLCWLDCILSALVHLETLKFTLAKEYNGETSLLQKLLTKYDQATVLLNSCKKNKVKEVLPKAESHLIEIRNRMFTQLQPQLKCELGKEESPVFALPLLLRMDQQAEKLFLHSFSVKFECVCCGCKEQNWFRKTLTTFTNIIPDWHPLKAVYVGPCNNCNDRCQRRQMILEKVPSILMLHFVEGLPHNNLENYSFQFEGGTYQITSVVQYQTDKKHFITWSLNPDGTWLECDDLKGPYCRRHKRFEVPPSEIHIVIWEKKTSHISEEPNSRVQTKNTEDFPLNNVRLNSTVLHCADNAVDNTTAEHCKEDSVRTPDKEQQWVPEDETTVHNGLENLAHDDLITLTLEEIEVDSEGKLLPNGQMVRNNLVEMGTLQQQESAFSPNTPYTREFDGAINNKCMLYENSSICLPLEELNPENLASPVPKIQNPDPRDSLHALRADSRTNLPNREHGLNSELQLSKKLSPVKGVTQQSLDLKDASKIVGNSQVVISTANKSFQPSHKDQKKGFVGSWVTKLLSKNTSFVSSSASSLKNQRSCKSPSMQKISEVQLPVKGASNFGGFQSRGTAKTTETSKPVVPQSGNAPPLPNFKGFPQSTRLPTASHTSFSGLAWNKSGITLDTLGKVTQPHSPGRNSVKAEESDSDKTKKLRLKLLKKLNAKRKKLASLDRLAVEQMKQEKPVSGDVSIPSQTASHNDSELLQSLLSELQYQIDAADSESGCTSHSNSDEILAELLSPTSTVASLEAPKSEEECMYMEMVDSSVPVAVSDEQSNVSHTAATSEDHNYYSPVKNNHLELLTVSKPNVKKLAFESPIREDIFEDFFSISAPSSMAGDIDLPHFDETLFETW